A single window of Nematostella vectensis chromosome 4, jaNemVect1.1, whole genome shotgun sequence DNA harbors:
- the LOC116614809 gene encoding uncharacterized protein LOC116614809 produces MDPVVKLALKPLGFLAKKGRDKVVEMIKDGDVTDQKLCSLIRSGTSEMKSKLDAISMKEVGAMVSFFEAGIAILSPNEADEEAANKLPEEQMMEGLRSEHEYQISESKKRLDDARKKATEAFNNPALPLITRISAMIYRVMSIIISARLSNGIEQILPECQRCLKELHELDQVRANFATHLKGGAKSKVNVEERKGIIKAVCSVNYIIYQEYASNKDVMPRWRLIKPKGLSAIDPLREPLLNVDDFYLPWAFGQEKLIKPCHIAMTTEDEFIVADRTDNEVKVFGSAGEHKLSFEVIVKKQAETGSWNILDLDTNDSGHIYTLIGSSSLGVNSHPSHPGFDNGDGCKEYECMVLAFDSKGSNIRQEGEPLIDLRNNNFYYITVTQENIFLSDFKDVNVYDMQGTLLSKSDMKKTRKSEQTIRGITAASTKSVFVLTSGGEVYDCNAEGKMNLYSVGMNKDLTPTGLVFHQGSKQLAISGFDGGWFNCFIDVYDKFGKLVCRHKLPMKLLSSMAVTSSGRLAMVKDEEEIFVW; encoded by the exons ATGGATCCAGTGGTCAAATTAGCGCTTAAACCACTGGGATTTTTGGCAAAGAAAGGCAGAGATAAAGTTGTTGAGATGATCAAAGATGGCGATGTTACGGATCAAAAACTTTGCTCTCTTATAAGGAGTGGAACAAGTGAGATGAAATCCAAACTGGACGCTATTTCTATGAAGGAGGTAGGAGCCATGGTCAGTTTTTTTGAAGCAGGCATTGCTATTCTGTCGCCCAATGAAGCTGATGAAGAGGCAGCGAACAAATTACCCGAAGAGCAAATGATGGAAGGCCTTCGAAGCGAGCACGAATACCAGATAAGCGAATCGAAAAAACGCCTCGATGATGCAAGAAAGAAAGCAACCGAAGCTTTCAACAATCCAGCGCTTCCTCTGATTACCCGCATATCGGCAATGATATATCGAGTTATGTCAATCATTATTTCAGCAAGACTCAGCAACGGGATTGAACAAATACTTCCTGAATGTCAAAGATGCCTAAAAGAGCTTCATGAACTTGATCAGGTTCGAGCTAACTTTGCGACCCATCTGAAAGGTGGTGCAAAATCAAAAGTCAATGTTGAAGAGAGAAAAGGGATTATAAAAGCTGTATGCTCTGTGAATTACATCATCTATCAG GAATATGCCAGCAACAAGGACGTTATGCCAAGATGGCGCCTGATCAAACCCAAAGGCTTGTCAGCGATTGATCCGCTAAGGGAACCACTATTAAATGTGGATGATTTTTACCTGCCTTGGGCATTTGGTCAAGAGAAGTTAATAAAACCCTGTCACATTGCTATGACTACAGAAGACGAATTCATAGTAGCTGACAGAACTGATAATGAAGTCAAGGTGTTTGGGAGTGCAGGTGAACACAAGCTGTCATTTGAAGTCATTGTAAAAAAGCAAGCTGAGACTGGATCATGGAATATTCTAGATCTAGACACAAATGACTCGGGTCACATATATACCCTTATAGGGAGCAGTTCCTTAGGTGTTAACAGTCATCCATCTCACCCAGGCTTTGACAACGGAGACGGATGCAAGGAATATGAGTGTATGGTTCTGGCCTTTGATTCAAAAGGGTCCAACATTCGTCAAGAAGGGGAGCCACTTATTGATCTCAGGAACAATAACTTCTATTACATAACTGTTACTCaggaaaatatatttctttCGGACTTCAAAGACGTCAATGTTTATGACATGCAAGGAACACTGCTTTCAAAGTCTGAtatgaaaaaaacaagaaaatctGAACAAACAATTAGAGGCATCACTGCTGCTTCTACAAagagtgtttttgttttgacgaGTGGTGGTGAAGTGTATGATTGCAATGCTGAAGGGAAGATGAACCTTTATTCTGTAGGTATGAACAAAGACTTAACACCAACAGGTCTTGTGTTTCATCAAGGCAGTAAACAGCTTGCCATAAGTGGCTTTGATGGTGGTTGGTTTAACTGTTTTATTGATGTTTATGACAAATTTGGTAAACTAGTCTGCAGACATAAACTCCCGATGAAGCTTTTATCTTCAATGGCTGTGACCAGTTCTGGTCGTCTTGCTATGGTAAAGGATGAAGAAGAGATATTTGTCTGGTAA